From Mya arenaria isolate MELC-2E11 chromosome 12, ASM2691426v1, the proteins below share one genomic window:
- the LOC128211795 gene encoding acanthoscurrin-2-like: protein MKVLFFFGICLALSLSVSYGHVRGGYYSGGYGSGGYGGGGYGGGGLGGGYGGGGYGGGGYGGGGYGGGGIGGGGYGGGGIGGGYGGGGYGGIGGYGGGGYGGIGGYGGGGYGGGRYGGLHAGYGGGGYGGGGYGGGGYGGGGIGGGGIGGGYGGGGYGGIGGYGGGGYRGIGGYGGGGYGGIGGYGGGGYGGIGEYGGGGYGGGGYGGIGGYGGGGYGGGGYGKHGGHGHF, encoded by the coding sequence ATGAAGGTCCTTTTCTTTTTTGGAATCTGCCTTGCACTTTCACTCTCTGTATCCTACGGTCATGTACGTGGCGGTTACTATAGTGGTGGATACGGAAGCGGTGGGTACGGTGGCGGTGGATACGGTGGCGGTGGACTAGGTGGAGGATACGGTGGCGGTGGATACGGTGGCGGTGGATACGGTGGCGGTGGATACGGTGGCGGTGGAATTGGTGGCGGTGGATACGGTGGCGGTGGAATCGGAGGAGGATATGGAGGTGGTGGATACGGTGGCATTGGAGGTTACGGAGGCGGTGGATACGGTGGCATTGGAGGATACGGTGGCGGTGGATACGGTGGCGGTCGATACGGTGGCCTTCATGCTGGGTACGGTGGCGGTGGATACGGTGGCGGTGGATACGGTGGCGGTGGATACGGTGGCGGTGGAATCGGTGGCGGTGGAATCGGAGGAGGATATGGAGGCGGTGGATACGGTGGCATTGGAGGTTACGGTGGCGGTGGATACCGTGGCATTGGAGGATACGGTGGCGGTGGATACGGTGGCATTGGAGGTTACGGTGGTGGTGGATACGGTGGCATTGGAGAATACGGTGGCGGTGGATACGGTGGTGGTGGATACGGTGGCATTGGAGGATACGGTGGCGGTGGATACGGTGGAGGTGGATACGGTAAACACGGTGGACACGGTCACTTTTGA